A section of the Mastomys coucha isolate ucsf_1 unplaced genomic scaffold, UCSF_Mcou_1 pScaffold15, whole genome shotgun sequence genome encodes:
- the Trim69 gene encoding E3 ubiquitin-protein ligase TRIM69 isoform X1, with product MEVSSRPPSNFDPGNYVEMNDPTTHLPSKVAIQDITTELHCPLCNDWFRDPLMLTCGHNFCQGCIQNYWKMQAKETFCPDCKMLCQYSNCTFNLVLEKLVEKIKKLPLLKGHPQCPEHGENLKLFSKPEGKMICFQCKDARLSMGQSKDFLQISEAVRFFMEELAIYQSQLQTTLKELQSLRTMQKDAIAAYKDNKIQLQQNLSLEFLKLHQFLHNKEKDILNDLREEGKVLNEEMEVNLNQIQEQCLLAKDMLVTIQARMEQQNSFDFLTDITNLIESMEKGMKTLVPRQLISKKLSLGRFRGPIQYIIWKEMQSILSPGPSQLTLDPKTAHPNLVLSKSRTSVSHGDVKQVMPDDPERFDSSVAVLGSKGFTSGKWYWEIEVGKKTKWTLGVVRESIIRKGSCPLTPEQGFWLLRLRNQTDLKALDLPSCSLNLGDLKRVGVYLDYEGGQVSFYNATTMTHLYTFSSIFLEKLFPYLCPCLNDGGENKEPLHIVHPQ from the exons ATGGAG GTATCCTCAAGGCCCCCCTCCAACTTTGATCCAGGCAACTATGTTGAAATGAATGATCCAACCACCCACTTACCCTCAAAAGTGGCGATACAAGATATTACTACGGAGCTACACTGCCCACTGTGTAATGACTGGTTCCGTGACCCACTGATGCTGACCTGTGGCCACAACTTCTGCCAAGGCTGTATTCAAAACTACTGGAAAATGCAAGCAAAGGAAACATTCTGTCCTGATTGTAAGATGCTATGTCAGTATAGCAACTGTACGTTCAACCTTGTGCTGGAGAAGCTTGTAGAGAAGATTAAGAAGTTACCCCTGCTCAAGGGCCATCCACAGTGCCCAGAGCACGGAGAAAACCTGAAACTGTTCAGTAAGCCAGAAGGAAAAATGATCTGCTTTCAGTGCAAGGATGCACGCTTGTCTATGGGGCAGTCTAAGGATTTCCTGCAAATCTCTGAAGCTGTCCGTTTCTTTATG GAGGAGCTTGCTATCTATCAGAGCCAACTTCAGACAACCCTGAAGGAGCTTCAGTCTCTCAGAACAATGCAGAAAGATGCTATTGCTGCTTACAAG GACAACAAGATACAACTGCAACAAAACCTTTCCTTGGAGTTTCTAAAGCTGCATCAGTTTCTGCACAACAAAGAAAAGGACATTCTAAATGACCTCCGGGAAGAGGGCAAAGTCTTGAATGAGGAGATGGAAGTGAATCTGAACCAGATTCAGGAGCAGTGTCTCCTTGCCAAAGACATGCTGGTGACCATTCAGGCACGGATGGAACAGCAGAACTCCTTCGACTTCCTCACA gaCATCACAAACCTCATAGAGAG catggagaaaggaatgaagacacTTGTACCTAGACAGCTTATCTCCAAAAAGCTGAGCCTAGGCCGCTTCAGAGGTCCTATTCAGTACATCATCTGGAAGGAAATGCAGTCTATCCTCTCTCCAG GCCCATCTCAATTAACTCTGGATCCTAAAACAGCTCATCCCAATCTGGTATTATCCAAAAGCCGGACCAGTGTGAGTCACGGTGATGTTAAGCAGGTAATGCCTGATGATCCAGAGAGGTTTGATTCAAGTGTGGCTGTATTGGGCTCAAAAGGCTTCACCTCTGGAAAGTGGTACTGGGAAATAGAAGTaggaaagaagacaaaatggACACTTGGAGTCGTCAGAGAGTCCATCATTCGGAAGGGGAGCTGCCCTCTGACGCCAGAGCAAGGATTCTGGCTTCTAAGACTAAGGAACCAAACCGATCTAAAGGCCCTGGATTTGCCCTCATGTAGCCTGAACCTGGGCGATCTGAAAAGGGTGGGCGTGTACCTAGATTATGAGGGAGGGCAAGTGTCCTTCTACAATGCTACAACCATGACCCATCTTTACACCTTTAGTAGTATTTTCCTGGAGAAACTTTTCCCCTACTTGTGCCCCTGCCTTAATGACGGTGGGGAGAATAAAGAACCATTGCACATCGTACATCCACAGTAA
- the Trim69 gene encoding E3 ubiquitin-protein ligase TRIM69 isoform X2: MEVSSRPPSNFDPGNYVEMNDPTTHLPSKVAIQDITTELHCPLCNDWFRDPLMLTCGHNFCQGCIQNYWKMQAKETFCPDCKMLCQYSNCTFNLVLEKLVEKIKKLPLLKGHPQCPEHGENLKLFSKPEGKMICFQCKDARLSMGQSKDFLQISEAVRFFMEELAIYQSQLQTTLKELQSLRTMQKDAIAAYKDITNLIESMEKGMKTLVPRQLISKKLSLGRFRGPIQYIIWKEMQSILSPGPSQLTLDPKTAHPNLVLSKSRTSVSHGDVKQVMPDDPERFDSSVAVLGSKGFTSGKWYWEIEVGKKTKWTLGVVRESIIRKGSCPLTPEQGFWLLRLRNQTDLKALDLPSCSLNLGDLKRVGVYLDYEGGQVSFYNATTMTHLYTFSSIFLEKLFPYLCPCLNDGGENKEPLHIVHPQ; encoded by the exons ATGGAG GTATCCTCAAGGCCCCCCTCCAACTTTGATCCAGGCAACTATGTTGAAATGAATGATCCAACCACCCACTTACCCTCAAAAGTGGCGATACAAGATATTACTACGGAGCTACACTGCCCACTGTGTAATGACTGGTTCCGTGACCCACTGATGCTGACCTGTGGCCACAACTTCTGCCAAGGCTGTATTCAAAACTACTGGAAAATGCAAGCAAAGGAAACATTCTGTCCTGATTGTAAGATGCTATGTCAGTATAGCAACTGTACGTTCAACCTTGTGCTGGAGAAGCTTGTAGAGAAGATTAAGAAGTTACCCCTGCTCAAGGGCCATCCACAGTGCCCAGAGCACGGAGAAAACCTGAAACTGTTCAGTAAGCCAGAAGGAAAAATGATCTGCTTTCAGTGCAAGGATGCACGCTTGTCTATGGGGCAGTCTAAGGATTTCCTGCAAATCTCTGAAGCTGTCCGTTTCTTTATG GAGGAGCTTGCTATCTATCAGAGCCAACTTCAGACAACCCTGAAGGAGCTTCAGTCTCTCAGAACAATGCAGAAAGATGCTATTGCTGCTTACAAG gaCATCACAAACCTCATAGAGAG catggagaaaggaatgaagacacTTGTACCTAGACAGCTTATCTCCAAAAAGCTGAGCCTAGGCCGCTTCAGAGGTCCTATTCAGTACATCATCTGGAAGGAAATGCAGTCTATCCTCTCTCCAG GCCCATCTCAATTAACTCTGGATCCTAAAACAGCTCATCCCAATCTGGTATTATCCAAAAGCCGGACCAGTGTGAGTCACGGTGATGTTAAGCAGGTAATGCCTGATGATCCAGAGAGGTTTGATTCAAGTGTGGCTGTATTGGGCTCAAAAGGCTTCACCTCTGGAAAGTGGTACTGGGAAATAGAAGTaggaaagaagacaaaatggACACTTGGAGTCGTCAGAGAGTCCATCATTCGGAAGGGGAGCTGCCCTCTGACGCCAGAGCAAGGATTCTGGCTTCTAAGACTAAGGAACCAAACCGATCTAAAGGCCCTGGATTTGCCCTCATGTAGCCTGAACCTGGGCGATCTGAAAAGGGTGGGCGTGTACCTAGATTATGAGGGAGGGCAAGTGTCCTTCTACAATGCTACAACCATGACCCATCTTTACACCTTTAGTAGTATTTTCCTGGAGAAACTTTTCCCCTACTTGTGCCCCTGCCTTAATGACGGTGGGGAGAATAAAGAACCATTGCACATCGTACATCCACAGTAA